The Mustelus asterias chromosome 23, sMusAst1.hap1.1, whole genome shotgun sequence genome window below encodes:
- the prr35 gene encoding proline-rich protein 35 has protein sequence MSKDEVTCKINAVYKHKERKPKKPHYIPRPWGKPYNYKCFQCPFTCMEKSHLYNHMKYSLCKNSLSLLIESDWPYKKSNVLSSDLRLLQTATERGRTGKTSGLLESSNTNSVVGDTAIKVTDRWDACSASIELSADVTILEGSGQQARSMREKPSETEATKGCGKAQESRCSPDADMPPPSRNKLAKLGKKAEADFIITDVLSLKDSVMRNKIIPAEALEAKMKHYKLPKNCVSSNGILMEQWRLVTSGQRRDTADVSPPCTSANVIPCYPPPAYNDYQEPQGLNLSVLGVNYPMNHNLFSCLSPGISSNATPPAHMAHLPFLASSAQLIHPHSEHFQSAHLPERSPVPSRFFYPLLFEHTFSSLENRTTADREDRTSTNPAPSDILPSRSFDAHNKTHLRKVPALRPQLSNCSGQVEVFLADSNHKSFLSHGKQEKHSTQSGENTAISHKNKLVFKSPTEACKNSRDTKDVSIKSQALKSSQPRIESFSSLHRWSTESGGAAKEDHRTSPEFGRLSPPGSSPGSNSTFKPGKMSHCLQKGAGKNDSTVLIEDLCKVIHEYRDVEEQLCLVDNEDTPGQKQLRGQLTKIRQELLHIRQALEKTNKQSEGPLDLSVKKSLDGIEKSHKHDTSEEMFENCARQNRESDGLELMDSKSKESVVSIVRAPQTCLADSENKSLDLCIKIHKFERLRTCSDISTGTTSKADLTELPRSTSTERSFINRTTKCEADSSVPLSIDGKYSSPTGHLVSVGEDSKARCEALKRSLPGNSQDEGEKLCMLNPSVAERLIEIFPPAGGEGKCSLKTLARSDGTIGCSSLDA, from the exons ATGTCCAAAGACGAGGTGACCTGCAAGATTAACGCAGTTTATAAACACAAGGAGCGGAAGCCAAAGAAGCCTCATTATATTCCGAGACCATGGGGAAAACCGTACAACTACAAATGCTTTCAGTGTCCTTTTACCTGCATGGAGAAGTCCCACCTCTACAACCACATGAAGTACAGCCTGTGTAAGAACTCCCTGTCGTTGCTAATTGAATCGGACTGGCCATACAAGAAGAGCAATGTCCTGAGTTCGGATCTACGCCTGCTGCAAACCGCTACAGAACGCGGTCGAACCGGGAAAACCAGTGGCTTGCTGGAAAGCAGCAATACCAATTCTGTCGTGGGAGATACTGCCATCAAAGTTACCGACAGGTGGGACGCCTGTAGTGCCAGCATTGAATTAAGCGCGGATGTGACCATTTTAGAAGGCTCCGGTCAACAGGCCCGCTCCATGAGGGAAAAGCCAAGCGAAACAGAGGCAACCAAGGGCTGCGGGAAAGCGCAGGAGTCAAGATGCTCGCCCGACGCTGACATGCCACCTCCCTCCAGGAACAAATTGGCCAAACTGGGCAAAAAGGCTGAGGCCGATTTCATTATAACTGATGTACTTTCCCTGAAGGATTCAGTCATGAGGAATAAGATAATACCGGCTGAAGCACTGGAGGCGAAAATGAAGCATTACAAGCTTCCGAAGAACTGTGTGAGCAGTAATGGCATCCTCATGGAACAGTGGAGGCTGGTCACATCTGGCCAGCGGAGAGACACAGCTGATGTTTCTCCACCATGTACAAGTGCTAATGTGATTCCGTGCTATCCACCACCAGCCTACAACGACTATCAGGAGCCACAAGGATTAAATCTCTCTGTGCTTGGGGTTAATTACCCAATGAACCACAATCTGTTCTCTTGCTTGAGCCCTGGGATCAGTTCAAACGCAACACCACCTGCTCATATGGCTCATCTGCCTTTCCTGGCCTCGTCTGCTCAGCTAATTCACCCTCATTCCGAACACTTTCAATCCGCACATCTTCCGGAAAGATCCCCAGTTCCATCTAGGTTCTTCTACCCTCTGTTATTCGAGCACACGTTCAGCTCGCTGGAGAACAGAACGACCGCAGACAGGGAAGACCGTACATCGACAAATCCGGCACCTTCAGACATCCTTCCATCCAGGTCGTTCGATGCCCACAATAAAACCCATTTGCGTAAAGTTCCCGCCCTGAGGCCTCAGCTGAGCAATTGCTCTGGTCAGGTGGAAGTGTTCTTAGCTGATTCCAATCACAAGTCCTTCTTATCGCATGGCAAGCAAGAGAAACACTCGACACAGTCCGGTGAAAACACTGCAATATCTCACAAGAATAAATTGGTCTTCAAGTCACCAACAGAGGCTTGTAAAAACTCAAGGGATACCAAAGATGTGAGCATTAAATCTCAAGCATTAAAAAG TTCACAACCCCGCATTGAGAGTTTCTCTTCACTTCACCGTTGGAGCACCGAGTCTGGTGGAGCAGCCAAAGAAGACCACAGAACGAGCCCAGAGTTTGGCCGCTTGTCCCCACCTGGATCTTCGCCAGGAAGTAACAGCACCTTTAAACCTGGCAAAATGTCTCACTGCCTTCAGAAAGGAGCAGGAAAGAATGACTCCACCGTGCTTATTGAGGATCTCTGTAAAGTGATACATGAATATCGGGATGTGGAAGAACAACTTTGCCTTGTGGACAATGAAGACACACCTGGGCAGAAACAACTGAGAGGTCAGCTCACAAAGATCAGACAGGAACTGCTCCATATCAGACAGGCATTGGAAAAGACAAACAAACAGAGCGAAGGACCCTTAGACCTCTCTGTCAAAAAGTCGCTTGATGGGATTGAAAAGTCCCATAAGCACGACACCTCAGAAGAAATGTTTGAAAACTGTGCTAGGCAGAACAGGGAGTCAGATGGACTGGAGCTAATGGATAGTAAGTCTAAAGAAAGCGTGGTCAGTATAGTCCGGGCACCACAAACCTGTCTGGCAGACTCTGAGAACAAATCGTTAGATTTGTGCATCAAAATACACAAGTTTGAAAGACTCAGGACTTGTTCTGACATCAGCACAGGTACGACCAGCAAGGCAGACCTTACTGAACTGCCAAGGAGCACTTCAACAGAGAGAAGCTTTATAAACAGAACAACAAAATGCGAAGCAGACTCCAGTGTGCCCCTCAGCATTGATGGGAAGTACAGTTCACCAACTGGTCACCTGGTCTCAGTGGGAGAGGACAGCAAAGCCAGGTGTGAGGCCTTGAAAAGGTCACTACCTGGTAATAGCCAGGACGAGGGCGAGAAACTGTGCATGCTGAACCCTTCGGTCGCAGAGAG GTTGATTGAGATCTTTCCACCTGCAGGAGGTGAGGGGAAATGCAGCCTCAAAACTTTGGCGAGGTCAGACGGGACAATCGGCTGCTCTTCTTTAGATGCCTGA